The following are encoded in a window of Megachile rotundata isolate GNS110a chromosome 2, iyMegRotu1, whole genome shotgun sequence genomic DNA:
- the LOC100883095 gene encoding persulfide dioxygenase ETHE1, mitochondrial has product MSVRGLQLRVIRISNKSKRTVIMTSILFKNLCGQHLKNSFPKVTAIIKMNLNGSCALTEPIPFSKDFLFRQLFDPISSTYTYLLADINCKTAVLIDPVVEWAERDKKIIEELGLNLKYAINTHMHADHITGTGKLKSLLPGCQSMISRTSGAKADILLNPDDQICCGRHNLLVVPTPGHTEGCVTYVCHEQGIAFTGDALLIRGCGRTDFQGGSAEVLYKSVHSKIFTLPANYRLYPAHDYSGRTVTTVAEEKAFNPRLTKSLNEFVDIMNNLNLPYPKMIDKAVPANKVCGLYELDQEQKP; this is encoded by the exons ATGTCAGTGCGTGGGTTACAATTGCGCGTGATACGTATCTCCAATAAAAGCAAGAGAACTGTGATCATGACGagcattttgtttaaaaatttgtgcggacaacatttaaaaaattcgttcCCAAAAGTAACAGCAATTATCAAAATGAATCTTAATGGTTCTTGTGCGTTGACGGAACCGATTCCTTTTTCGAAAGATTTTCTTTTTCGCCAG CTGTTCGACCCAATATCCAGTACATATACTTACCTTCTGGCTGACATAAACTGTAAGACAGCGGTTCTGATAGATCCAGTTGTTGAATGGGCAGAACGGGATAAAAAAATAATCGAGGAACTGGGATTAAATTTGAAGTATGCCA TAAATACGCATATGCACGCTGATCATATCACTGGAACGGGAAAGTTGAAGTCTTTGTTACCTGGATGCCAGTCAATGATATCACGTACCAGCGGAGCTAAGGCTGATATACTCTTGAATCCCGACGATCAAATTTGCTGTGGAAGGCATAATTTGCTGGTGGTTCCTACGCCCGGCCATACCGAAG GTTGCGTTACTTACGTTTGTCACGAGCAAGGAATTGCTTTCACGGGCGACGCTCTTTTAATACGCGGTTGCGGCAGAACGGATTTTCAG GGAGGTTCAGCGGAAGTTTTGTACAAGTCCGttcattcgaaaattttcaCGCTTCCGGCGAATTACAGGCTATATCCGGCCCACGATTATTCTGGCAGAACAGTGACTACGGTGGCCGAGGAAAAGGCTTTTAATCCCAGATTAACCAAGTCCCTAAATGAATTTGTCGACATAATGAACAACCTTAATCTGCCGTATCCAAAAATGATCG aTAAAGCTGTACCGGCTAATAAAGTTTGCGGGTTATACGAGCTCGACCAGGAACAGAAACCATGA
- the LOC100879884 gene encoding small ribosomal subunit protein eS19 has translation MPSVTLKDVDQHRFVKAFAAFLKKTGKMRVPEWVDIVKSARFKELAPYDPDWYYIRCAALVRHIYIRSPIGVGAVTKIFGGRKRNGTHPSHFCRSAGGVARKALQSLEQLKLIEKAPLGGRKLTSQGRRDLDRIAAQVKAKSKKQLKLQETLVL, from the exons aTGCCTTCTGTAACATTAAAAGATGTTGATCAACACAGATTTGTAAAGGCTTTTGCTGCCTTTTTGAAAAA gacTGGAAAAATGCGAGTTCCAGAATGGGTTGATATTGTAAAATCTGCACGTTTCAAAGAACTTGCCCCATATGATCCTGATTGGTATTATATAAGATGTGCTGCTTTAGTGAGACACATTTACATTCGTAGTCCAATTGGTGTAGGAGCAGTGACAAAAATCTTTGGTGGACGTAAACGTAATGGCACCCATCCCAGCCACTTCTGTCGTTCTGCTGGTGGTGTAGCTCGCAAAGCACTTCAAAGTTTAGAGCAACTGAAACTGATTGAAAAGGCACCACTTGGAGGACGTAAGCTTACCAGCCAGGGTCGTAGGGACTTAGATCGCATTGCAGCACAGGTCAAGGCAAAAAGCAAAAAACAACTTAAGTTACAAGAGACTCTCGtcctttaa